Proteins encoded by one window of Mycolicibacterium sp. ND9-15:
- a CDS encoding sulfatase-like hydrolase/transferase, whose translation MTERPDIIIVMTDEERAVPPYEAPEVLAWRRDTLTGRRWFDEHGVSFEKHYTGSLACVPSRPTIFTGHYPDLHGVTQTDGIGKVYDDSRMRWLRPNEVPTLGNWFRAAGYDTHYDGKWHISHADLTDPATGQPLATNDDNGVVDPKAVQRYLDADPLAPYGFSGWVGPEPHGAPLANAGVRRDPLIADRIVAWLKNRYARRHAGDVDAQRPFLLVASFVNPHDIVLFPAWQRRSPVKPTPLDPPPVPPAPTAEEDLSTKPAAQIAYREAYYSGYGPAPAIDRTYTRQAQHYRDLYYRLHAEVDAPIDRVRRAVTEGGSENAVLVRTSDHGDLLGAHGGLHQKWFNLYDEATRVPFVVARIGARATSARAVSAPTSHVDIVPTLLGAAGIDVETVAASLAETFSEVHALPGRNLMPVVDGAAADESRAVYLMTRDNVLEGDTGASGLARKLKRSTNPPAPLRIRIPAHVASNFEGLVLRVDEHRGEGHLWKLVRTFDDPATWTEPGVRHLAANGIGGEAYRTSPLDDQWELYDLTDDPAEARNRWADPDLHELRQHLRVELKQARAASVPERNNPWPYSPRRTPPAHPGLLRRVLRRV comes from the coding sequence CTACACCGGTTCGCTGGCCTGCGTGCCCAGCCGCCCGACGATCTTCACCGGCCACTACCCCGACCTGCACGGCGTCACGCAGACCGACGGCATCGGCAAGGTCTACGACGACTCCCGCATGCGATGGCTGCGCCCGAACGAGGTGCCCACACTGGGCAACTGGTTCCGCGCGGCCGGCTACGACACGCACTACGACGGCAAATGGCACATCTCGCACGCGGACCTCACCGATCCCGCCACCGGTCAGCCGTTGGCGACCAACGACGACAACGGCGTCGTCGACCCGAAAGCAGTGCAGCGCTACCTCGACGCCGATCCACTTGCGCCGTACGGGTTTTCGGGATGGGTCGGCCCGGAGCCGCACGGCGCGCCGCTGGCCAACGCGGGGGTGCGGCGCGACCCGCTCATCGCCGACCGGATCGTGGCGTGGTTGAAAAACCGCTACGCCCGGCGTCACGCGGGTGACGTCGACGCGCAGCGCCCGTTCCTGTTGGTGGCGAGCTTCGTCAACCCGCACGACATCGTGCTGTTCCCGGCGTGGCAGCGGCGCAGCCCGGTGAAGCCGACGCCGCTGGATCCGCCACCGGTACCGCCGGCGCCGACGGCCGAGGAGGACCTGTCGACCAAGCCCGCCGCGCAGATCGCGTACCGGGAGGCCTACTACTCGGGGTACGGCCCGGCGCCGGCGATCGACCGCACCTACACCCGTCAGGCCCAGCACTACCGCGACCTGTACTACCGGCTGCACGCCGAGGTCGACGCGCCGATCGACCGCGTGCGGCGTGCGGTGACCGAGGGAGGCTCGGAGAACGCGGTGCTGGTACGCACGTCCGATCACGGCGATCTGCTCGGCGCGCACGGCGGCCTGCACCAGAAGTGGTTCAACCTGTACGACGAGGCGACGCGGGTCCCGTTCGTGGTGGCCCGAATCGGTGCTCGGGCGACGTCGGCGCGGGCGGTGTCGGCGCCGACGTCGCACGTGGACATCGTGCCGACACTGCTGGGCGCGGCGGGTATCGACGTCGAGACGGTGGCGGCGTCGCTGGCCGAGACCTTCTCCGAGGTGCACGCACTGCCGGGCCGCAACCTGATGCCGGTGGTGGACGGCGCCGCGGCCGACGAGTCGCGAGCCGTGTACCTGATGACGCGCGACAACGTGCTCGAGGGCGACACCGGCGCGTCGGGTCTGGCGCGCAAACTGAAGCGGTCAACGAATCCCCCTGCGCCGCTGCGTATCCGGATACCAGCGCATGTGGCGTCGAACTTCGAGGGTCTGGTGCTGCGTGTCGATGAGCACCGCGGCGAGGGGCATCTGTGGAAACTGGTGCGCACCTTCGACGATCCGGCGACCTGGACCGAGCCCGGGGTCCGACATCTTGCGGCGAACGGCATCGGCGGTGAGGCCTACCGGACATCGCCGCTCGACGACCAGTGGGAGCTGTACGACCTGACCGACGACCCGGCCGAGGCCCGCAACCGGTGGGCCGATCCGGACCTGCACGAACTGCGCCAGCATCTGCGGGTAGAGCTCAAGCAGGCCCGTGCAGCGTCCGTCCCGGAACGAAACAACCCGTGGCCGTACTCGCCGCGTCGCACGCCCCCCGCGCATCCCGGCCTGCTCCGGCGGGTGCTCAGACGCGTCTGA